In a single window of the Streptomyces sp. 846.5 genome:
- a CDS encoding LacI family DNA-binding transcriptional regulator, producing the protein MTTQYGTRPTMKDVAARARVGLKTVSRVVNDEPGVTPETAARVRSAITELGFRRNDSARMLRKGRTASVGLLLEDIGDPFYSVLSRAVEAVARSHGSLLFTGSSSEHPQRERELALAFCARRVDGLVIVPAGDDHRYLLPELEAGTAAVFVDRPAERIEADAVLSDNAGGAREGTWHLIRQGHRRIGFLGDQPQIHTAAERLRGYRGAMAAAGLPLDPDQVAMGPTDPATVAAALDRLTSGPRPVTALLTGNNRITLEVLRRLPLLTYRPALVGFDDLELAELLVPGLTVVAQDPAALGHTAADLLFRRLDGDTGPPRTVRLTTRLIARGSGETAVP; encoded by the coding sequence ATGACCACCCAGTACGGCACCCGTCCCACCATGAAGGACGTCGCGGCCAGGGCACGGGTCGGACTGAAGACCGTCTCCAGGGTGGTCAACGACGAGCCCGGCGTCACCCCGGAGACCGCGGCCCGGGTCCGCAGCGCCATCACCGAGCTGGGCTTCCGCCGCAACGACAGTGCCCGGATGCTCCGCAAGGGCCGCACCGCCAGCGTGGGACTGCTGCTGGAGGACATCGGCGACCCCTTCTACTCGGTGCTCAGCCGGGCGGTGGAGGCGGTCGCCCGATCGCACGGGTCGCTGCTGTTCACCGGCTCCAGCTCGGAACACCCGCAGCGCGAGCGGGAGTTGGCCCTGGCCTTCTGCGCCCGCCGGGTGGACGGACTGGTCATCGTGCCGGCCGGGGACGACCACCGCTATCTGCTGCCGGAGCTGGAAGCCGGGACGGCAGCCGTCTTCGTGGACCGGCCGGCCGAGCGGATCGAGGCCGACGCCGTGCTCAGCGACAACGCCGGCGGCGCCCGGGAGGGCACCTGGCACCTGATCCGTCAGGGCCACCGTCGGATCGGCTTCCTCGGCGACCAGCCGCAGATCCACACGGCGGCCGAACGGCTGCGCGGCTACCGGGGGGCCATGGCCGCGGCCGGACTGCCGCTGGACCCCGACCAGGTGGCGATGGGGCCCACCGACCCGGCGACCGTCGCCGCCGCGCTGGACCGGCTGACCTCGGGGCCACGGCCGGTCACCGCCCTGCTCACCGGCAACAACCGGATCACCCTCGAAGTACTGCGGCGGCTACCACTCCTGACGTACCGTCCGGCCCTGGTCGGTTTCGACGACCTGGAACTGGCCGAGCTGCTGGTCCCCGGCCTCACCGTGGTCGCCCAGGACCCTGCCGCCCTGGGCCACACCGCCGCCGACCTGCTCTTCCGCCGCCTCGACGGCGACACCGGCCCGCCCAGGACCGTCCGCCTCACGACCCGGCTGATCGCGCGCGGCTCCGGCGAGACGGCCGTGCCCTGA
- a CDS encoding ABC transporter substrate-binding protein: protein MGTTARDNTRTLLALGAAAALALTLSSCSSGSGGSGGGSKSITLITGVKSDPFYITMTCAAQAEAKAKGVGFTADGSAQWDVSVQRPLIDSVAAAKPAGLLVSPVDTTALTPSLKQIQNAGTKVALVDTSVTDPSIGITRISSDNVKGGQVAADALAKQMGEKGSVIVISVKPGVSTTDDRIKGFTQEMAKYPGISVIPTLYDNDLPATAASQIQSTLAAHPDLGGVFAGNTNTAQGIATGLKQAGKQGTVKVVAFDAEPDEVTALKANTIQVLVAQDPAAIGTQAVDQLVDSFNGKPVTASIGTTMVAITQQNMNDPAVSKYFYKAAC from the coding sequence ATGGGAACGACGGCACGAGACAACACAAGAACCCTGCTGGCGCTGGGCGCCGCGGCCGCACTCGCCCTGACCCTGTCGAGCTGCAGCTCGGGCTCCGGCGGCTCGGGCGGCGGCTCCAAGAGCATCACCCTGATCACCGGCGTGAAGAGCGACCCCTTCTACATCACCATGACCTGCGCGGCCCAGGCCGAGGCCAAGGCCAAGGGCGTCGGCTTCACCGCCGACGGCTCCGCACAGTGGGACGTCTCGGTGCAGCGCCCGCTGATCGACTCGGTGGCGGCGGCCAAGCCCGCCGGGCTGCTGGTGTCACCGGTGGACACCACCGCGCTGACCCCCTCGCTCAAGCAGATCCAGAACGCCGGGACGAAGGTCGCCCTGGTGGACACCTCGGTGACCGACCCCTCCATCGGCATCACCCGGATCTCCTCGGACAACGTCAAGGGCGGCCAGGTCGCGGCGGACGCGCTGGCCAAGCAGATGGGGGAGAAGGGCTCGGTGATCGTGATCAGCGTCAAGCCGGGCGTCTCCACCACCGACGACCGGATCAAGGGCTTCACCCAGGAGATGGCCAAGTACCCCGGCATTTCAGTGATCCCCACCCTCTACGACAACGACCTCCCGGCCACCGCCGCCTCGCAGATCCAGTCCACCCTCGCCGCCCACCCCGACCTCGGCGGGGTGTTCGCCGGCAACACCAACACCGCCCAGGGCATCGCCACCGGGCTCAAGCAGGCCGGCAAGCAGGGCACGGTGAAGGTCGTCGCCTTCGACGCCGAACCGGACGAGGTCACCGCGCTGAAGGCCAACACCATCCAGGTGCTGGTCGCCCAGGACCCGGCGGCCATCGGCACCCAGGCCGTCGACCAGCTTGTCGACTCCTTCAACGGCAAGCCGGTGACCGCCTCCATCGGCACCACCATGGTGGCCATCACCCAGCAGAACATGAACGACCCGGCCGTCAGCAAGTACTTCTACAAGGCCGCCTGCTGA